The Thiothrix subterranea genome has a segment encoding these proteins:
- the rodA gene encoding rod shape-determining protein RodA, with protein sequence MINSLLPSWLIVALQRVDAVLLAVLSLLVFLGLATLYSASDGNMEQVQRQMVHFSIGLGLLVLFSQISSKTLRQWSIWLYGIGVVLLVLVLIIGVTKKGATRWLYIGVDIQPAEIMKLAVPMMVAYYFSEKPLPPRFIDIVIALLLVLVPMLLVMKQPDLGTSLLIATSGFFVIYLAGMSWWLIGGAIAFVTVAAPLLYFFGMHDYQRRRVDTLLNPESDLLGTGYHIYQSKIAIGSGGAYGKGWMQGDQAHLDFLPERHTDFIFAVFGEEFGLVGNLILMGLYLFIIWRGLYLASKGEDTFARLLGGSLSVSFFFYLFVNTGMVSGMLPVVGVPLPLVSYGGTSVVTLMMAFGIIMGMKKRKRIYQRDG encoded by the coding sequence GTGATTAACAGTTTGTTGCCTTCGTGGTTGATTGTCGCGTTACAGCGGGTGGATGCGGTATTGCTGGCGGTATTGTCGTTATTGGTGTTCTTGGGGTTGGCGACGCTCTACAGTGCCAGTGATGGCAATATGGAGCAGGTGCAACGGCAAATGGTGCATTTTTCGATTGGCTTGGGTTTGTTGGTGCTGTTCTCGCAAATTTCGAGCAAAACCCTGCGGCAGTGGTCGATCTGGTTGTACGGGATTGGTGTTGTGTTGCTGGTTTTAGTGCTGATTATCGGGGTCACTAAAAAAGGGGCAACCCGGTGGTTGTACATTGGGGTTGATATACAGCCTGCGGAAATCATGAAATTAGCGGTGCCGATGATGGTGGCGTATTACTTTTCTGAGAAACCGCTGCCGCCTCGTTTTATTGATATTGTGATTGCACTGTTGTTGGTGTTAGTGCCGATGCTGTTGGTGATGAAGCAGCCGGATTTGGGAACGTCTTTGCTGATTGCGACGTCTGGCTTTTTCGTGATTTATCTGGCGGGAATGTCGTGGTGGCTGATCGGCGGGGCGATTGCTTTTGTGACGGTTGCAGCGCCTTTATTGTACTTTTTTGGGATGCACGATTACCAACGCAGGCGAGTTGATACGCTTTTGAATCCAGAATCGGATTTGTTGGGAACTGGATACCATATTTATCAGTCAAAAATTGCGATTGGTTCTGGTGGGGCTTATGGAAAAGGTTGGATGCAAGGCGATCAGGCGCATCTGGACTTCCTACCCGAACGGCACACAGACTTCATTTTTGCGGTTTTTGGTGAAGAATTTGGCTTAGTCGGTAATTTGATTTTAATGGGCTTGTACCTGTTTATTATCTGGCGGGGCTTATATTTAGCCAGCAAGGGCGAAGATACTTTTGCGCGTCTACTGGGCGGCAGTTTGAGTGTGTCATTCTTCTTTTATCTGTTTGTGAATACCGGCATGGTCAGCGGAATGCTGCCGGTGGTAGGTGTGCCGTTACCATTAGTGAGCTACGGGGGAACCTCGGTGGTTACGCTGATGATGGCTTTCGGTATCATTATGGGAATGAAGAAACGTAAACGCATTTATCAACGGGATGGCTGA
- a CDS encoding septal ring lytic transglycosylase RlpA family protein has translation MTINWRFSGVLLASMTMSLVACSGNSAKKEAVESAPVPAGVSAEARAECGNDPAYTIEGKTYQVLDSAAGYAERGTAAWYGAEYQGTETAGCEVFDMYGYSAAHRTLPLPSFAKVTNQQNGKNIIVRINDRGPFESGDLIQLSFAAANALGIKAKSGAPVEVAAIPPEQLPPELQAAPKPKAMPPLAKTAEPVDKSKPYYVIAGTWPDRNTSLDMFVRLTSVGLAKTEMATAQQEGREMYQVRVGPLYNQDQIDNVKDILQSNGLANFKVVAGK, from the coding sequence ATGACAATAAACTGGCGATTTTCGGGAGTCTTATTGGCTTCCATGACCATGAGTTTGGTTGCTTGTAGCGGTAATAGCGCTAAAAAAGAAGCGGTAGAGTCAGCACCAGTTCCTGCTGGCGTGAGTGCTGAAGCCCGTGCGGAGTGTGGTAATGACCCCGCTTACACGATTGAAGGCAAAACTTACCAAGTACTCGATTCTGCGGCGGGTTACGCCGAACGAGGCACGGCGGCGTGGTACGGTGCTGAATACCAAGGTACTGAGACGGCTGGTTGTGAAGTGTTTGATATGTATGGTTATTCTGCGGCACACCGTACCTTGCCTTTACCCAGTTTTGCCAAAGTGACCAATCAGCAAAACGGTAAGAATATTATTGTGCGCATTAATGACCGTGGCCCGTTCGAGAGCGGTGATTTGATTCAGCTATCGTTTGCCGCCGCTAATGCGCTGGGGATTAAGGCGAAAAGCGGTGCGCCTGTTGAAGTGGCTGCTATTCCGCCTGAACAATTACCGCCGGAACTTCAGGCCGCGCCGAAGCCTAAAGCGATGCCGCCTCTGGCTAAAACGGCAGAGCCGGTGGATAAGTCTAAGCCTTATTATGTGATCGCCGGTACATGGCCGGATCGAAATACCTCGCTGGATATGTTTGTGCGTTTGACGTCGGTGGGGCTGGCAAAAACAGAGATGGCGACCGCGCAGCAAGAGGGGCGCGAAATGTATCAGGTAAGGGTTGGGCCTTTGTATAATCAAGATCAAATTGATAATGTGAAAGATATACTGCAAAGTAACGGCTTAGCGAACTTCAAGGTGGTTGCTGGTAAGTAA
- a CDS encoding cytochrome c biogenesis protein ResB, with protein sequence MNLAISLLVVVAIASIIGTVLQQNQPYTSYQIKFGPFWFDLFKSLELYDVYSALWFLAILAFLVVSIATCLGRNTPGIIRELRHFRENVQEKSLRAMKHQAAINSVQDATVTQALATRILHAQGFKTRPKAGEDHTVVAGMKGGANHWGYWLTHLGMIVIFLGGLMDSRLPIMIAEWQGNLKPETRDIPASEVPAVSQLSDSSFSYRGSVDIPEGSRANIIFQPVRDGYLVQHLPFEVEVKEFRVEHYSTGQPKSFESDIVIHDKTLDAPLETTISVNHPLIHNGVAIYQANFGDGGSELKLRLHSLSNRYASQDVDGKVFRDYTLTSSDQQYKLEVNDFRLFNINDMEDGSGKIEKKNVGPSVTFKLRDATGQALEYQNYMNPLSIKGQNYFISGVRTTPNEPFRYLHIPVDTKGSMERFMRFLSNIQNTELVKQSALQTTRNSMQQTTVADPAVEAQIVESMQRLTEQFATKGSEGIMAEIAAKFPQDKQESAAEAFMKVLNAALREVYKETLKQEGMTAEPTEADWLFFDDSLLAIDKLPAYGSPWLIHMDSFKQIEASGLQITRSPGKDVVYFGSLMLTIGVFLLFYVAHRRIWVWIKPLDNNQAEIVLAGSSNRNQPEFERYFQQLQGLFQQVMKQEVKHVDSPTNH encoded by the coding sequence AACTTAGCCATCAGTTTGTTGGTGGTGGTTGCCATTGCCTCCATCATTGGCACTGTATTGCAACAGAACCAACCCTACACCAGCTACCAAATCAAATTTGGCCCTTTCTGGTTTGATTTGTTCAAATCGCTGGAATTATACGATGTGTATTCAGCTTTGTGGTTCTTGGCTATCTTGGCGTTTTTGGTGGTGTCGATTGCCACCTGCTTAGGGCGCAATACCCCCGGTATTATCCGTGAATTACGCCATTTTCGTGAAAATGTGCAGGAAAAATCCTTGCGTGCCATGAAACATCAAGCCGCTATCAACAGCGTGCAAGATGCGACCGTTACACAAGCGTTGGCAACCCGAATTCTACACGCACAAGGTTTCAAAACTCGCCCAAAAGCGGGTGAAGATCATACCGTTGTAGCAGGCATGAAAGGCGGCGCTAACCATTGGGGTTACTGGCTAACACACCTTGGCATGATTGTTATCTTCCTCGGTGGTTTAATGGATAGCCGCCTTCCCATCATGATTGCGGAATGGCAAGGCAATCTAAAACCCGAAACCCGCGATATTCCTGCATCGGAAGTCCCCGCTGTCAGCCAATTATCGGACAGCAGTTTTTCTTATCGTGGCTCCGTCGACATACCGGAAGGCAGCCGCGCAAATATTATTTTCCAGCCGGTACGTGATGGCTACTTGGTACAGCATCTGCCGTTTGAAGTCGAAGTTAAAGAGTTTCGCGTCGAACACTATTCCACCGGGCAGCCCAAATCGTTTGAAAGTGACATTGTGATTCACGACAAAACGCTCGATGCACCGTTGGAAACCACTATTTCCGTGAATCACCCCTTGATTCACAACGGCGTGGCAATCTACCAAGCAAACTTTGGGGATGGCGGTTCGGAACTCAAACTGCGCCTGCACTCACTCAGCAATCGCTATGCCTCGCAAGACGTTGATGGCAAAGTCTTCCGCGACTACACCTTAACCAGCTCTGACCAGCAATACAAACTGGAAGTTAACGACTTTCGCCTGTTTAACATCAACGACATGGAAGACGGCAGCGGCAAGATCGAAAAGAAAAACGTCGGCCCCAGCGTTACCTTCAAATTACGTGATGCCACCGGACAAGCGCTCGAATACCAAAACTACATGAACCCGTTGAGTATCAAAGGGCAAAACTATTTCATCAGCGGGGTACGCACCACGCCGAATGAACCTTTCCGTTATTTGCACATTCCCGTTGACACCAAAGGCAGCATGGAACGCTTTATGCGGTTTTTGTCCAATATACAAAATACCGAATTGGTGAAACAATCCGCGCTCCAGACCACCCGTAACTCCATGCAACAAACCACGGTTGCTGATCCGGCGGTCGAAGCACAAATCGTGGAGTCGATGCAGCGCTTAACCGAACAGTTTGCGACCAAAGGTTCAGAAGGCATCATGGCTGAAATTGCGGCAAAGTTTCCGCAAGATAAGCAGGAAAGCGCCGCCGAAGCTTTCATGAAAGTGCTGAATGCCGCCTTGCGTGAGGTCTATAAAGAGACGCTCAAGCAAGAAGGCATGACCGCTGAACCGACTGAGGCTGACTGGTTATTCTTCGATGATAGCTTACTAGCAATTGATAAATTGCCCGCTTACGGGTCGCCTTGGCTGATCCACATGGACAGCTTTAAACAGATTGAAGCGTCTGGTCTACAAATCACGCGCTCGCCCGGCAAAGATGTGGTTTATTTCGGCAGTCTCATGTTAACAATAGGGGTATTTCTCCTGTTTTACGTGGCGCATCGTAGAATATGGGTATGGATTAAACCGCTGGACAATAACCAAGCGGAAATCGTCCTGGCAGGTAGCAGTAACCGCAATCAGCCAGAATTTGAGCGTTATTTCCAACAGTTGCAGGGCCTGTTCCAGCAAGTGATGAAACAAGAGGTGAAACATGTCGACTCCCCAACAAACCATTGA
- the coq7 gene encoding 2-polyprenyl-3-methyl-6-methoxy-1,4-benzoquinone monooxygenase — translation MRTLSLLDKVLTEIDQSLRVVHATAPTTERPNPAAEMPETAPLNEDERVLVAKLMRINHAGEVSAQGLYRGQALTAKREDIREQMERSAMEENDHLNWTEKRLHELGGRKSLLNPLFYWGSFTIGAVAGKIGDKWSLGFVKETEDQVIKHLEEHINRLPPHALSDMAILQKMKADEQHHADIAMQSGGAKLPFLARKLLMPLLSKVMTKSTYYV, via the coding sequence ATGCGCACACTCAGCCTGCTGGATAAAGTCCTGACCGAAATTGATCAATCGTTGCGCGTGGTTCATGCCACCGCACCGACCACGGAACGCCCGAATCCAGCGGCTGAAATGCCAGAAACCGCACCACTTAACGAAGATGAACGGGTTCTGGTTGCCAAGCTGATGCGCATTAATCATGCGGGTGAAGTGTCTGCCCAAGGTTTATACCGTGGGCAGGCATTAACCGCTAAACGCGAAGACATCCGCGAACAGATGGAACGTTCCGCCATGGAAGAAAACGACCATCTCAACTGGACAGAAAAACGCCTGCACGAACTGGGCGGACGCAAAAGCCTGCTGAACCCGTTGTTCTACTGGGGTTCATTCACCATCGGCGCAGTTGCAGGCAAAATTGGCGACAAATGGAGTTTGGGTTTTGTCAAAGAAACCGAAGATCAAGTCATCAAGCATCTGGAAGAACACATCAATCGCCTGCCCCCACATGCCTTGTCCGACATGGCTATTCTGCAAAAAATGAAAGCCGACGAACAGCATCACGCGGATATTGCCATGCAATCAGGTGGCGCTAAATTGCCATTCCTTGCCCGCAAATTACTGATGCCGCTACTGTCTAAAGTAATGACCAAGAGCACCTATTACGTTTGA
- a CDS encoding D-alanyl-D-alanine carboxypeptidase family protein, whose product MFIRILKPLLLAGLLAGGVVMAAPESAAPSTGEPAPKDMSTAPYNDPNIPPEIIAMAPGVPEIEAKSYLLVDFQSGEELAGINPGMRVEPASITKLMTAYLIYQDLGKGKVKLEDEVLISEKAWKMEGSRMFVELGKKVSFEKLLKGMIIQSGNDAAMALAEHVAGSEEVFVQRMNQTALELGMQDTRYMNVTGWPANDHYTTARDIVRLVEALVNDFPEYYKLYAQKEFSYNNIKQQNRNRLLWRDATVDGLKTGHTESAGYCLVASAKRDNMRLISVVLGTKSEEARANVSQQLLEYGFRTFETHKLYGAGAVLDNVRVWKGETTQVPAGVVDDLFVSIVKGRYDQLKGGIQLDKGIDAPIKRGDALGKVIITDQELGKVVKETPLLALEDVSEGGWWRQVMDGIQKLFAD is encoded by the coding sequence ATGTTTATAAGGATTCTTAAACCGTTATTGTTGGCAGGGTTGCTGGCTGGCGGTGTCGTGATGGCTGCCCCTGAGTCGGCTGCGCCGAGTACGGGTGAACCCGCTCCTAAAGATATGTCGACTGCGCCGTATAATGACCCGAATATTCCGCCGGAAATTATTGCGATGGCACCCGGTGTTCCCGAAATTGAGGCGAAGAGCTATTTGCTGGTCGATTTCCAAAGTGGCGAAGAACTGGCGGGTATTAACCCCGGAATGCGCGTGGAGCCAGCCAGTATCACCAAATTGATGACCGCTTACCTGATTTATCAGGATTTGGGCAAGGGCAAAGTCAAGCTGGAAGATGAAGTACTTATCAGCGAAAAAGCCTGGAAAATGGAAGGCTCGCGCATGTTCGTTGAGCTGGGTAAAAAAGTATCGTTTGAGAAATTGCTCAAAGGCATGATTATTCAATCCGGCAACGATGCGGCGATGGCGTTAGCGGAGCACGTGGCGGGCAGTGAAGAAGTGTTTGTACAGCGCATGAATCAAACCGCGCTGGAGTTGGGGATGCAAGATACCCGTTACATGAATGTTACTGGCTGGCCTGCCAACGATCACTACACCACGGCGCGTGATATTGTGCGGTTAGTCGAAGCATTGGTGAATGATTTCCCAGAGTATTACAAGCTGTATGCGCAGAAAGAATTCAGCTACAACAATATTAAGCAGCAAAACCGCAATCGCTTATTGTGGCGCGATGCCACTGTGGATGGCTTGAAAACGGGGCATACCGAGTCGGCGGGTTATTGTTTGGTGGCTTCCGCCAAGCGTGACAACATGCGCTTGATTTCAGTGGTATTGGGCACGAAAAGTGAAGAGGCTCGTGCTAACGTGAGTCAGCAATTGTTGGAATACGGTTTCCGCACGTTTGAAACGCACAAGTTGTACGGTGCGGGCGCGGTGCTCGATAATGTGCGCGTCTGGAAGGGTGAAACCACGCAAGTGCCTGCCGGGGTGGTGGATGATTTGTTTGTGAGCATCGTGAAAGGCCGCTATGACCAATTGAAAGGCGGCATACAGCTTGATAAAGGCATTGACGCCCCCATTAAACGCGGTGACGCACTGGGCAAAGTGATTATTACGGATCAGGAATTAGGCAAAGTCGTCAAGGAAACCCCGTTATTGGCGTTGGAAGATGTCAGTGAGGGCGGCTGGTGGCGGCAGGTGATGGATGGTATCCAGAAGTTGTTCGCGGATTGA
- the mltB gene encoding lytic murein transglycosylase B translates to MKVMHDSVQWNKSLGKLVSVVLIGGVLGGCAASPQWPWVFAPPVANAPPSQQQSYPPIRQTVVTPPPVSGNIPAQQPPVSTTPRQPVNSPAGLRGDYANYPAMRQFIGKMNNQHGFDIAFLEQTFSGVQRDKEALTKAGAPTEGQVWRAYRPIFLTEERINGGVDFWNRHAALLDAATRQYGVDTEYLVAIIGVETQYGKNTGKHNTLQALTTLGFDFPRRASFYQKELEQFLLLSREEKVRPQIFNGSYAGAMGLGQFISSSYRSYAIDGNRDGKRDLWNAQDAIPSVANYFAKNGWKRGTGVAVPASVSGGGYASIAEATPKKPSRTLADLAAKGVRPQAAINSAKVSLIKLEGTTDEYWVGGENFYAITRYNPSVKYAMAVHQLAQEIRKRKFGF, encoded by the coding sequence ATGAAAGTCATGCACGATTCGGTTCAATGGAATAAATCACTGGGTAAACTGGTGAGCGTCGTATTAATTGGTGGGGTATTGGGGGGCTGCGCCGCGAGTCCACAATGGCCTTGGGTGTTTGCGCCGCCGGTTGCGAATGCGCCGCCCAGTCAGCAGCAAAGTTACCCACCAATTAGGCAGACGGTGGTAACGCCTCCTCCTGTCAGTGGCAATATTCCTGCTCAGCAGCCTCCCGTTTCAACAACACCGCGCCAACCGGTGAATTCTCCAGCCGGATTGCGTGGCGACTACGCCAATTACCCCGCGATGCGTCAGTTTATTGGTAAAATGAATAACCAACACGGTTTCGATATTGCGTTTTTGGAACAGACGTTTTCTGGGGTGCAGCGGGATAAAGAGGCGCTGACCAAGGCTGGCGCACCGACGGAAGGGCAGGTATGGCGTGCCTATCGCCCCATTTTCTTGACCGAAGAGCGCATTAACGGTGGGGTGGATTTTTGGAACCGTCACGCTGCTTTGTTGGATGCGGCGACGCGCCAATACGGGGTGGATACGGAGTATTTGGTGGCAATTATTGGGGTGGAAACGCAATACGGTAAAAATACCGGCAAGCACAATACCTTGCAGGCATTGACAACCTTGGGCTTTGATTTTCCGCGCCGTGCCAGTTTTTATCAGAAAGAACTGGAACAGTTTTTGTTGTTGTCGCGTGAAGAAAAAGTGCGCCCACAAATTTTCAACGGGTCTTATGCCGGAGCCATGGGCTTAGGGCAATTTATCTCCAGCAGTTACCGCAGCTATGCGATTGACGGCAACCGCGATGGCAAGCGTGACTTGTGGAATGCGCAAGATGCTATTCCCAGTGTCGCGAATTATTTTGCGAAAAATGGCTGGAAGCGCGGAACAGGGGTGGCGGTTCCGGCTTCTGTTTCTGGCGGTGGCTATGCTAGTATTGCTGAGGCAACGCCGAAAAAACCTTCGCGCACTTTGGCTGATTTGGCGGCAAAAGGCGTGCGACCGCAGGCAGCTATCAACTCGGCTAAAGTGAGTTTAATTAAGCTGGAAGGCACGACGGATGAATATTGGGTGGGGGGTGAAAACTTCTACGCGATTACCCGTTATAATCCCAGTGTAAAGTATGCGATGGCGGTGCATCAGCTTGCGCAGGAAATCCGTAAGCGTAAGTTTGGTTTTTAA
- the ccsB gene encoding c-type cytochrome biogenesis protein CcsB, producing the protein MSTPQQTIDSLIDQPSLFQQLRLSDWLWAALVIAASAWVFFQYGSVMDEYEIGILALTTPSLVGLGWYWKAFRPYTIAVALLSLLGIWLYGGNYANAEQMFGLKFLVSSQSAVMWMSALFVLATVTYFAGLFTNNAFTLKTGSAMTWVALVMGFTGLMVRWYESYLIDPEFGHIPVSNLYEVFILFCIITGLLYMFYEGRYKNRSLGGFVLMVISAAVAFLLWYSYTKGAHEIQPLVPALKSYWMKIHVPANFIGYGAFALAAMTSIAYLLKHHGQQRNPNGLLATRLPPIEMLDDITYKAIALGFAFFTIATILGAMWAAEAWGGYWSWDPKETWALIVWLNYAAWLHLRFSKGWRGTPMAWWAIVGLFVTLFAFLGVNMFLSGLHSYGEL; encoded by the coding sequence ATGTCGACTCCCCAACAAACCATTGACTCGCTCATTGATCAACCCAGCCTATTCCAGCAACTGCGTTTGTCGGATTGGCTGTGGGCAGCATTAGTCATTGCTGCCAGCGCATGGGTATTCTTCCAATACGGTAGCGTAATGGATGAATACGAAATCGGTATTCTTGCCCTCACCACCCCGTCCTTGGTGGGATTAGGTTGGTACTGGAAAGCCTTCCGCCCCTATACCATCGCCGTTGCGCTCTTAAGTTTATTGGGCATTTGGTTGTATGGCGGCAATTACGCCAATGCTGAACAAATGTTCGGGCTGAAATTTTTAGTCTCCAGCCAATCTGCCGTAATGTGGATGAGCGCTTTATTTGTACTGGCAACGGTGACTTATTTCGCGGGTTTATTCACAAACAATGCATTTACCTTGAAAACCGGTTCAGCCATGACATGGGTTGCCTTGGTAATGGGTTTCACCGGATTAATGGTACGCTGGTATGAATCTTATCTGATTGACCCTGAATTTGGTCACATTCCCGTTAGCAACCTTTACGAAGTTTTCATTCTATTCTGCATTATCACCGGCCTGCTTTACATGTTTTATGAGGGACGTTACAAAAATCGTTCACTCGGTGGCTTTGTATTGATGGTAATCAGCGCAGCAGTTGCCTTTCTGCTGTGGTACAGCTACACCAAAGGCGCACATGAGATTCAGCCGTTGGTTCCCGCCTTGAAAAGCTATTGGATGAAAATTCACGTACCCGCCAATTTCATTGGTTACGGAGCGTTTGCTTTGGCAGCCATGACCAGTATTGCCTACCTCTTGAAACACCATGGGCAACAACGCAATCCCAATGGTTTGCTGGCAACACGCCTGCCTCCCATTGAAATGCTCGATGATATAACTTACAAAGCGATTGCACTGGGCTTTGCGTTTTTCACTATTGCGACCATTCTCGGCGCAATGTGGGCTGCCGAAGCATGGGGCGGCTACTGGTCGTGGGATCCAAAAGAAACTTGGGCATTAATTGTCTGGTTAAACTATGCTGCATGGCTGCATTTGCGCTTCTCGAAAGGTTGGCGTGGTACACCCATGGCTTGGTGGGCTATCGTTGGTTTATTCGTCACTTTGTTTGCATTCCTCGGCGTGAATATGTTCCTCTCCGGTTTGCATTCTTACGGTGAACTTTGA
- a CDS encoding thiol:disulfide interchange protein DsbA/DsbL, translating into MKRTLSHTLGFMMAALFALTGCIPEASQAQDFKEGTHYVTLPSTIPTQAAEGKVEVVDLFWYGCPHCYSLEPTIEKFLSKKPDNVVFQRVPATLSPRWEYHAKLFYVGQMLDADGSKRVHTKIFEALQKQRRKINDDEAMTRFFTELGFTADQVKSALNSMEMKTMMARAKEVGEKSKADSVPVIIVNGKYRTSPSMVGSEETLLQVVDYLVKRETK; encoded by the coding sequence ATGAAACGCACATTAAGCCACACCCTCGGCTTTATGATGGCAGCACTGTTTGCCCTGACTGGCTGTATTCCCGAAGCCAGTCAGGCACAAGACTTTAAAGAAGGCACGCATTACGTCACCTTACCGTCGACTATTCCCACGCAAGCCGCCGAAGGAAAAGTCGAAGTCGTTGATTTGTTCTGGTACGGCTGCCCGCATTGCTATTCGCTAGAACCCACGATTGAGAAGTTCCTCAGCAAGAAGCCAGACAATGTGGTTTTCCAACGTGTGCCAGCCACCCTCAGCCCACGCTGGGAATACCACGCAAAACTGTTCTACGTTGGGCAAATGCTCGACGCGGATGGCAGCAAACGGGTACACACGAAAATCTTTGAAGCCCTGCAAAAACAGCGCCGTAAAATCAATGACGATGAGGCGATGACGCGCTTTTTCACCGAACTCGGCTTTACGGCTGATCAAGTGAAAAGCGCTCTAAACTCCATGGAAATGAAGACCATGATGGCACGCGCCAAAGAAGTGGGTGAAAAATCCAAAGCAGATTCCGTGCCTGTTATTATTGTGAATGGCAAATATCGCACCAGCCCAAGCATGGTGGGCAGTGAAGAAACCTTGTTACAAGTCGTTGATTATTTGGTAAAACGCGAAACCAAATGA
- a CDS encoding YbeD family protein yields the protein MERFGQQEELILEFPCDFPIKIVGRADAEFHVRICEIVCRHDNDFDPEAHVQRRDSSAGKYHSLTVKLRATSKQQIDAVYQDLKACELVLWAL from the coding sequence GTGGAACGTTTCGGACAGCAGGAAGAGTTAATACTGGAATTTCCCTGTGATTTCCCCATCAAAATAGTGGGGCGAGCAGATGCGGAATTTCACGTGCGCATTTGTGAAATTGTGTGCCGCCATGACAACGATTTTGACCCCGAAGCACATGTGCAGCGTCGTGACAGTTCGGCGGGTAAATACCACAGCTTGACCGTGAAGTTGCGGGCAACCAGTAAGCAGCAGATTGACGCGGTGTATCAGGATTTAAAAGCCTGTGAGTTAGTGTTGTGGGCGTTGTAA
- the lipB gene encoding lipoyl(octanoyl) transferase LipB, translated as MGVVSAADLTTTLAIRQLGLLDYVAVWQQMQAFTQQRVADTPDEIWLVQHPPVFTLGRNGKMAHVLAPGDIPVIPIDRGGQVTYHGPGQLVVYLLLDIRRKALGVRELVTAIEQAVIDLLAHYGITALGDREAPGVYVAGRKVAALGLRISKGCTYHGLSLNVAMDLEPFQRINPCGYAGLQVTQCEDLGIEQPLATLAHELCECLAQRLDYPALIWGQDQT; from the coding sequence GTGGGCGTTGTAAGCGCCGCTGATTTAACGACAACGTTAGCCATTCGTCAATTAGGGCTGTTGGATTATGTCGCGGTTTGGCAGCAAATGCAGGCATTTACCCAGCAGCGTGTAGCGGATACGCCCGATGAAATCTGGTTGGTGCAACATCCACCCGTTTTCACCTTGGGGCGTAATGGCAAAATGGCGCACGTGTTAGCGCCCGGTGATATTCCCGTCATTCCAATTGATCGCGGTGGGCAGGTGACGTATCACGGCCCTGGGCAATTGGTGGTTTATTTGTTGTTGGATATTCGCCGTAAAGCGCTGGGGGTGCGCGAGTTGGTGACAGCGATTGAGCAAGCGGTAATCGACTTGCTGGCGCATTATGGCATTACCGCTTTAGGCGACAGAGAAGCACCGGGGGTTTACGTGGCGGGTCGCAAAGTTGCGGCGTTAGGGCTGCGCATTTCCAAAGGCTGTACTTACCACGGTTTGAGTTTGAATGTGGCGATGGATTTAGAACCCTTTCAGCGCATTAACCCGTGTGGTTACGCGGGCTTGCAGGTGACGCAGTGCGAAGATTTAGGCATTGAGCAACCTTTAGCAACCTTAGCCCATGAATTGTGTGAGTGCCTTGCACAGCGCTTAGATTACCCCGCGTTAATTTGGGGGCAAGATCAAACGTAA